Genomic window (Terriglobus sp. TAA 43):
CCATGTTGATCAGCAGCATTGAGGCAAGCTGAGTTACGTGTGCGGCCATTTCAGCAGAAATGTAGGCTGTTAGGAACATTCGTATTTCGGAGCTACTGAGTCCTGCATTGGCATATCGATCGTCTGCAAGATCCCGAATTATGGCTGCGCAAATTCTAATGCCGGAAGCAAGACGAGTCGTCTCAGGTTTTGAGAGCTGTGCACTAAATAATTCGCGGGTTTGTGCTTTAGCCTCCTCCGAAATACCCGCTGGCCATTGATTCATTTGAATCATTCGACAGTTTTCTGAAATCCAACTGGCTACAATGCTTGGCCATTCGATCTTGAGCGGGAGCTCGTTCAAAAGAGCAGATTCTTGCCACCTGAGAAACGGACCCAGACTTTTCGTAAAATGCTCGACGTCAGGATCTAGTAACGAACGAAACGTTAGTTCCGCAGGAGATTGAAAATCTGCTTTGCGTGAGTCCAATGCCACTTGCTGAGGCGATATGCCGAGTTTCGTAACAACTAGATCGGCAATCGCTACTATGGAATGACTTTGCAAATCCAAATACGCAGTGGTTGGGAGAATACCGGGAATTTCAGTGTCGTCAATCCGAACCGGAAGGATATACGCCTCATTCTCTTGCAGAGCCCGCGCCTGCGCGCTCCGTCGTTCGTGAGAGGTCCAGTTCTTTCTTGCGTACGCTGCGGAAACAAAAACAATGCAGTAGCGTGCGCGCTTACGATAAACCTCGTCGAGGTAGTCGTATAGATTTCGGCCCCACAAATCGTGCTCGACGTCAGCGTCATAAAAGACTCTGACCCCGCGTCCTGTTAGTGCACGATTCAGCGCGTCGGCGTGTTTCCTATCCTCGCCGGCAAATGAGAGCGCGATGTCGTAATCAGGCGTGATCTCCATATGCTGAGCTTAAGCGTATTCAAATATAGACGAAG
Coding sequences:
- a CDS encoding toll/interleukin-1 receptor domain-containing protein, with the translated sequence MEITPDYDIALSFAGEDRKHADALNRALTGRGVRVFYDADVEHDLWGRNLYDYLDEVYRKRARYCIVFVSAAYARKNWTSHERRSAQARALQENEAYILPVRIDDTEIPGILPTTAYLDLQSHSIVAIADLVVTKLGISPQQVALDSRKADFQSPAELTFRSLLDPDVEHFTKSLGPFLRWQESALLNELPLKIEWPSIVASWISENCRMIQMNQWPAGISEEAKAQTRELFSAQLSKPETTRLASGIRICAAIIRDLADDRYANAGLSSSEIRMFLTAYISAEMAAHVTQLASMLLINMGHPDWFIPFNEYIPNYGCDFMPGLVLISKNAGREHVLWTDMDFYHESRITKYLYFPASVLIRYEKPLESKEVLHTILMPQLVAMAAEGRIAWNYVSQVAKYPDRFRVGTRGELFYDVETLGQPQHAQAQLSEKLLTWVDQKIHQGGLGEIGLSLDAKNLDLGTQLEFAHWQALSRTRLR